Genomic window (Campylobacter ureolyticus ACS-301-V-Sch3b):
CTCTATCGCCGTTTAATGCTTTTCAACTTATTCAAGGGCTTGAAACACTAGATTTAAGAGTTGCAAAACACTCACAAAGTGCTTTAAAAGTAGCTCAGTTTTTGGAAAATCACCCTTTAGTAAAAAGTGTAAATTATCCAGGACTTAGCAGCTCAAACTTAAATAGCATTATAAAATCAAAATTTAAAGACGGTATGGCTAGCGGACTTTTGGCTTTTGAGGTTGAAAGTTACGAAAAAGCAAGGCAAATTTCAGATAAAGTTAAGCTTTTCTCAGTTGTTGTAAATATCGGAGATAGCAAATCAATCATAACTCATCCAGCTTCTACAACACACTCTCAACTAAGCAAAGATGAGCTTGAAAAAGCTGGTATAAAAGATGGGCTTATTAGGCTTAGTATAGGTCTTGAAAATGCAGATGATTTAATAGATGATTTAAAGAAGGGATTAGAATAAAATGCCAATTTTGACAACAAAAGGAGTTTATGGACTTATGGCTATTGCTCAAATAGCTAATGCTAGTAAATTTGAACCAATTTCTATAAAAGACATATCTGATAAAACAGGAGTTTCAAAAGGATATTTAGAGCAAATTTTAAATGATTTAAGAAATTCAAAGATAATTTCTAGTAAAAAAGGTAAAAACGGCGGATATTTTTTAAGAAAATCAGCCCAAAAGATAAGTTTTTACGATATTTTTTACGCATTAGAAAAAGATTTTAAGATGACAAATTTAGATGTTAAGGATAAAACACTACAACAATTTTTTAAAAATGGTGATGAAAAACTTAAAGAGGTATTTAGCTCACCCATAAGCAATATCATAAAAACAACAGAAAATAGTTTAGATTCTACTATTTAAAAAAGGATAGAT
Coding sequences:
- a CDS encoding RrF2 family transcriptional regulator, with translation MPILTTKGVYGLMAIAQIANASKFEPISIKDISDKTGVSKGYLEQILNDLRNSKIISSKKGKNGGYFLRKSAQKISFYDIFYALEKDFKMTNLDVKDKTLQQFFKNGDEKLKEVFSSPISNIIKTTENSLDSTI